In Sodalis ligni, a single genomic region encodes these proteins:
- the ltrA gene encoding group II intron reverse transcriptase/maturase codes for MYRALLDGSYLPQAIRRVELPKPNGGVRVLGIPTVVDRLIQQAIQQHLTPYYEPEFSESSYGFRPGRNAWQAVRQAQAYVQGGRRWVVDMDLEKFFDRVNHDIMMSRLSRKIKDVRLLRLIRRYLEADMVSGKVVTKRREGMPQGSPLSPLLSNLLLTDLDRELERRGHRFCRYADDCNIYVSSRKAGEQAMNSISRYLEKHLRLTVNRDKSAVARPWERKFLGYSLTWHKQAKLKIAASSVSRLKEKIRSLTTETVQKR; via the coding sequence ATGTACAGGGCCCTGCTGGACGGAAGCTACCTGCCGCAGGCGATACGCCGGGTCGAACTGCCCAAGCCTAACGGCGGAGTCAGGGTCCTGGGTATCCCCACGGTGGTGGACCGGCTTATCCAGCAGGCCATCCAGCAACACCTTACCCCCTATTATGAACCTGAGTTCTCCGAATCCAGCTACGGCTTCAGACCGGGCCGCAATGCGTGGCAGGCGGTGCGACAAGCACAAGCCTACGTGCAAGGCGGCCGGCGCTGGGTGGTGGACATGGATCTGGAGAAGTTCTTTGACCGGGTTAACCACGACATCATGATGTCGAGGCTAAGCCGCAAAATCAAAGACGTCAGACTGCTCAGGCTCATCAGGCGTTATCTGGAAGCGGACATGGTCAGCGGCAAAGTGGTGACAAAACGGCGGGAAGGGATGCCGCAAGGCAGCCCGTTATCGCCGTTGCTCTCCAACCTGCTGCTGACCGACCTTGACCGTGAACTGGAGCGCAGGGGCCACCGGTTCTGCCGTTATGCGGATGACTGTAATATCTACGTGAGCAGCCGCAAGGCGGGAGAACAGGCGATGAACTCGATAAGCCGGTATCTGGAAAAGCACCTGCGGTTGACGGTGAACCGAGATAAAAGCGCGGTGGCCAGGCCCTGGGAGCGCAAGTTCCTGGGATATAGCCTGACGTGGCACAAGCAGGCAAAACTGAAGATAGCGGCGAGCAGCGTGTCCAGGCTGAAGGAGAAAATCCGCAGCCTGACGACGGAAACAGTTCAAAAGCGCTGA
- a CDS encoding IS256 family transposase — protein sequence MDEKQLQALANELAKNLKTPEDLNQFDRLLKKISVEAALNAEMTHHLGYDKNQPRTGSNARNGYSAKTVTTGDGPLELRTPRDREGSFEPQLVKKNQTRITGMDNQILSLYAKGMTTREIAAAFKELYDADVSPALVSKVTDAVMEQVVEWQNRPLDTVYPIVYLDCIVLKVRQDSRVINKTVFLALGINIEGQKELLGMWLAENEGAKFWLNVLTELKNRGLNDILIACVDGLKGFPDAINAVYPQARIQLCIVHMVRNSLRFVSWKDYKAVTRDLKAIYQAPTEEAGLQALEAFASAWDNRYPQISRSWQVNWANLATFFGYPPDIRKVIYTTNAIESLNSVIRHAIKKRKVFPTDDSVKKVVWLAIQAASQKWTMPLKDWRMAMSRFIIEFGDRLDGHF from the coding sequence ATGGACGAAAAACAGTTGCAGGCTCTGGCTAACGAATTGGCCAAAAATCTTAAAACCCCGGAAGATCTCAACCAGTTTGATCGCTTACTGAAAAAAATCAGTGTCGAGGCGGCTCTAAACGCTGAAATGACACATCACCTCGGTTACGATAAAAATCAGCCCAGGACCGGCTCCAATGCCCGCAACGGCTACTCGGCTAAGACAGTAACCACCGGCGATGGGCCACTGGAACTGCGTACTCCGCGCGATCGAGAGGGGTCCTTCGAACCGCAATTGGTGAAGAAAAACCAGACCCGGATCACCGGCATGGACAACCAGATCCTGTCGTTGTACGCCAAAGGCATGACCACCCGCGAGATCGCCGCCGCGTTTAAAGAATTGTATGACGCTGATGTTTCGCCGGCGCTGGTATCGAAGGTGACTGATGCCGTGATGGAGCAGGTTGTAGAATGGCAAAATCGGCCACTGGATACTGTCTATCCCATTGTTTACCTTGACTGTATCGTACTTAAAGTTCGGCAAGATAGCCGCGTCATCAACAAAACCGTGTTCCTGGCCCTGGGCATCAATATCGAAGGGCAGAAAGAGTTGCTGGGGATGTGGCTGGCCGAAAATGAAGGGGCAAAGTTCTGGCTGAACGTGCTGACGGAGCTGAAAAACCGCGGTCTGAACGATATTCTCATCGCCTGCGTTGACGGTCTGAAAGGCTTCCCGGACGCCATCAATGCGGTCTACCCGCAGGCGCGTATCCAGCTGTGTATCGTGCATATGGTGCGCAACAGTCTGCGGTTCGTCTCCTGGAAGGACTACAAAGCCGTCACCCGGGACCTGAAGGCCATCTATCAGGCGCCTACGGAAGAGGCTGGCTTGCAAGCGCTGGAAGCGTTCGCCAGTGCCTGGGATAACCGCTATCCGCAGATAAGCCGCAGCTGGCAGGTAAACTGGGCGAATCTTGCCACGTTCTTTGGCTACCCACCGGACATCCGCAAGGTGATCTACACGACCAACGCCATCGAGTCGCTGAACAGCGTAATCCGCCACGCGATCAAAAAGCGTAAGGTGTTCCCGACAGACGACTCAGTGAAAAAGGTGGTGTGGCTGGCGATCCAGGCAGCATCACAGAAATGGACGATGCCGCTGAAGGACTGGCGTATGGCGATGAGCCGCTTTATTATCGAGTTCGGTGACCGCCTGGACGGTCACTTCTGA